The following coding sequences are from one Pocillopora verrucosa isolate sample1 chromosome 5, ASM3666991v2, whole genome shotgun sequence window:
- the LOC131782325 gene encoding uncharacterized protein → MADYSALAASVGRFLAIEHLFLGFILVCFGIADYVIPDYFTGNLCFGIWTGVWMGITGILGVAGTRRERTNSRDIFASVFMGFSITSSVLSGIIIIFYSIAIHSNSYYSYYNSYYSIEEAKYSITGIILFIGILEFLMGILAAICCCAMKVCACCYSHAQSRQTYGQMMQPTMTYGPGGPVAVPMQNPVGLGAVQTEAKKPQRGQPKMIMVPASGAMGGHSQVM, encoded by the exons ATGGCGGACTACTCAGCACTGGCAGCTTCCGTGGGGCGGTTTCTTGCCATAGAACACCTTTTTCTAGGCTTTATTCTCGTCTGTTTTGGTATCGCAGACTATGTTATTCCTGATTATTTCACAGGCAACCTATGTTTTGGAATTTGGACCGGTGTATGG ATGGGTATCACGGGAATTTTGGGTGTTGCTGGTACTCGCAGGGAACGAACTAACTCCCGAGATATATTT GCCAGTGTCTTCATGGGCTTCTCCATCACCTCATCTGTGCTTAGTGGAATAATCATTATTTTCTACAGCATTGCAATTCACTCAAATTCTTACTACAGTTATTACAACTCCTACTATTCGATAGAAGAGGCTAAATATTCAATCACTGGCATCATTCTGTTCATTGGGATTTTAGAGTTTCTCATGGGAATCTTGGCGGCTATCTGTTGTTGCGCAATGAAGGTGTGCGCGTGTTGCTACAGTCACGCGCAATCTCGACAG ACGTATGGACAAATGATGCAACCAACCATGACTTATGGGCCTGGTGGTCCTGTGGCAGTTCCAATGCAAAACCCTGTTGGTCTAGGTGCAGTGCAAACTGAGGCAAAGAAACCACAGCGAGGCCAGCCTAAAATGATCATGGTGCCTGCATCTGGAGCAATGGGAGGTCATTCACAGGTGATGTAG